From a single Planctellipticum variicoloris genomic region:
- a CDS encoding MFS transporter, translated as MTEPAPKLARQPSTFGLWMALTAALLGWMFDGAEMGLFSMVGNAAVENLLLNAADIDPAAVETDELLAQKTEVKKVAGRWFGIIIATFLVGAATGGVVFGWLGDRIGRVRAMSLSVLVYALFTGVCGLSRTVEELAVLRFIASLGMGGEWALGVALVMEVWPNKSRAFMAGLIGAAANVGYLVVGVVGLGLDALLKDQIPGWLGGIGLSTETIATLTAYKGWRLMMMMGTTPALLTFLIRLFVPESQKWEDENATGSTSHWATSDLLGVLIGGIGAATLIVAWAPSFSLPGVGAFVLPLPLKLLATVLGVTVAYFGYTFPVKQYLSRAFRVSGGGAAETKKTLRLMVLGALLSGVALLGTWGSTQWAPKWAGEITNNEFQSREWTQIALAAGACLGTIVAALMGDWFGRRAAYFMLCVLALASAEFLYYFNSQYDTLFLVSSFMAGACTASFYGWLPLYLPELFSTRVRATGQGFAFNFGRILAAVGALQTGVLMDAFGGSLPKAGMMMSMIYVVGMVAIWFAPETRGKPLPE; from the coding sequence ATGACCGAGCCTGCCCCGAAACTCGCGCGCCAGCCTTCGACCTTCGGCCTCTGGATGGCGCTGACCGCCGCTCTGCTGGGCTGGATGTTTGACGGCGCCGAGATGGGCCTGTTCTCCATGGTCGGCAACGCCGCCGTCGAAAACCTGCTGCTGAACGCCGCAGACATCGACCCCGCCGCCGTCGAAACCGACGAACTGCTCGCGCAGAAGACCGAGGTCAAGAAGGTCGCAGGGCGCTGGTTCGGCATCATCATCGCCACCTTCCTGGTCGGAGCCGCGACGGGAGGGGTGGTGTTCGGGTGGCTGGGCGACCGGATCGGTCGCGTCCGGGCGATGAGCCTGAGCGTCCTGGTCTACGCGCTGTTCACGGGCGTCTGCGGCCTGTCGCGGACCGTCGAAGAGCTGGCCGTCTTGCGTTTCATCGCTTCGCTCGGAATGGGTGGCGAGTGGGCGCTCGGCGTCGCACTCGTCATGGAAGTCTGGCCGAACAAGTCGCGGGCCTTCATGGCCGGCCTGATCGGCGCCGCAGCCAACGTCGGCTACCTGGTGGTCGGCGTGGTCGGCCTGGGACTCGATGCTCTGTTGAAAGATCAGATCCCCGGCTGGCTGGGAGGGATTGGCCTCTCGACGGAGACCATCGCAACTCTGACGGCTTATAAGGGCTGGCGGCTGATGATGATGATGGGAACCACCCCGGCCCTGCTGACGTTTCTGATCCGGCTGTTCGTGCCGGAGTCGCAGAAGTGGGAAGATGAGAATGCGACCGGCAGCACGTCCCACTGGGCGACCAGCGACCTGCTCGGAGTGCTGATCGGGGGTATCGGAGCTGCTACGCTGATCGTCGCCTGGGCGCCGTCGTTTTCCTTGCCCGGAGTGGGGGCCTTTGTGCTGCCGCTGCCGCTGAAACTGCTGGCCACCGTCCTGGGCGTGACCGTGGCGTACTTCGGCTACACGTTCCCGGTCAAACAGTATCTGAGCCGCGCCTTCCGCGTCAGCGGAGGCGGCGCCGCCGAAACCAAGAAAACGCTGCGGCTGATGGTCCTCGGAGCACTCCTGAGCGGCGTCGCGCTGCTGGGCACCTGGGGATCGACGCAGTGGGCTCCCAAGTGGGCCGGCGAGATCACGAACAACGAGTTCCAGTCCCGCGAGTGGACGCAGATCGCGCTGGCGGCCGGGGCCTGCCTGGGAACGATCGTCGCGGCGCTGATGGGAGACTGGTTCGGCCGCCGGGCCGCCTACTTCATGCTCTGCGTACTGGCGCTGGCCTCGGCCGAGTTCCTGTACTACTTCAACAGTCAGTACGACACGCTCTTTCTGGTGTCGTCATTCATGGCGGGCGCATGCACGGCATCGTTTTATGGCTGGCTGCCGCTTTATCTGCCGGAGCTGTTCAGCACCCGCGTGCGCGCGACGGGACAGGGGTTCGCCTTCAACTTCGGTCGAATTCTGGCGGCCGTCGGCGCGCTGCAGACCGGTGTCCTGATGGACGCCTTCGGCGGCAGTCTTCCCAAAGCCGGCATGATGATGAGCATGATCTACGTGGTCGGCATGGTCGCCATCTGGTTCGCCCCGGAAACGCGCGGCAAACCGCTGCCGGAATAG